One window from the genome of Rhodopirellula halodulae encodes:
- a CDS encoding polysaccharide biosynthesis/export family protein has translation MNPSRVRSAIRRSLLAAGLLLPWAGGISVSAQELVSPGKATPEANSRPTPLGGNTQTLPSPSLNMDDLPDNPPEIDPDELLEVNSLRDYRRRLEEHNLRTERAKLEARARFESRSRDRIPGLPSPQVNDSAEETATPATPPSQPAETKAPSTPPATRSELPPPLRPRTSPSNETAPPRPQRLGGSDASSDDEVPTFRPVPNQQRSSRANSSASKQDDNAKRLQALMDEDRSVESSSDLEALRAPVLPEPKLDRLPKQDQLKSQANKQNRETDSKTEQDPKTPSKKTDRQPASRSIVETEAPKGRSKHDQQPSSSPTTPAWPQMVQREVERWPLPASFASHGGARFSGHPSSVTCSSCGGCVDRNGRGLEQINSHIGIGTGTRPACQCWRCPQSMPFNLYGPGNYVGPARSAPLHEYRLRAGDQVQLTFLIKTVRSVGAYRLVVGDELLIESEADEKLTRGTLERGLEIQPDGTLTLRFIGQIHAAGQTIDQLRDLLNERYEEYYPDPSIDVTPVATGNVARQIREAISGSEGFNPQQTVQTITPEGTIRLPRLGAVPAQGLTLSELKREIILRYDSMSAGLDVEVVLEQQAPHYVYVLGEVAAPGRFEIDAPTTVLGGMALAGSYVPGANLRQVVIFRRGPNWELLSTMLDLRGALLAKQSHPADEIWLQDGDVVIVPPSPIRLFDRFVSQVFTEGIYGIVPFTGFGFSFDEGN, from the coding sequence ATGAACCCGTCTCGCGTTCGATCAGCCATCCGTCGCTCATTGCTGGCTGCCGGATTGTTGCTGCCGTGGGCTGGAGGCATTTCGGTCTCGGCACAGGAATTGGTGTCTCCGGGAAAGGCGACCCCCGAAGCCAATTCGCGACCGACACCGTTGGGTGGGAACACACAAACGCTTCCGTCTCCGTCACTCAACATGGATGACTTGCCGGACAACCCTCCGGAGATCGATCCAGACGAACTGCTCGAAGTCAATTCGCTGCGTGACTACCGCCGCCGCTTGGAAGAGCACAACCTGCGAACGGAACGTGCCAAACTGGAGGCACGCGCCCGCTTTGAATCCCGATCACGAGATCGCATCCCCGGTCTTCCTTCGCCGCAAGTGAATGATTCGGCGGAAGAAACCGCCACCCCGGCAACTCCGCCGAGCCAACCAGCGGAAACCAAGGCCCCGTCAACGCCGCCAGCGACACGCTCCGAATTGCCACCACCGCTGCGCCCACGCACATCGCCCTCGAACGAAACCGCTCCCCCACGTCCACAGCGTTTGGGTGGCAGTGATGCGTCTTCCGATGACGAAGTCCCCACCTTTCGGCCGGTCCCCAATCAACAGCGTTCCAGCCGAGCAAACTCGTCCGCGTCCAAGCAAGACGACAATGCAAAACGCTTGCAAGCTTTGATGGACGAAGACCGATCCGTCGAATCCTCCAGCGACCTAGAAGCACTCCGCGCACCCGTGCTGCCCGAACCCAAGTTGGATCGGCTGCCCAAACAGGATCAGTTGAAATCGCAAGCCAACAAACAGAACCGCGAAACGGACTCAAAAACCGAACAAGATCCAAAGACGCCTTCGAAGAAAACGGATCGCCAGCCAGCCTCGCGCTCCATTGTCGAGACGGAAGCCCCCAAAGGTCGATCAAAACACGATCAGCAACCTTCGTCATCCCCGACCACTCCCGCATGGCCCCAGATGGTGCAGCGAGAGGTCGAACGTTGGCCGCTTCCGGCTTCGTTCGCCTCCCATGGCGGTGCACGTTTCTCCGGACATCCCAGTAGCGTGACCTGCTCGTCATGCGGCGGGTGCGTGGATCGCAACGGTCGCGGCTTGGAACAGATCAACTCGCACATCGGAATTGGCACGGGAACTCGTCCCGCTTGCCAGTGCTGGCGGTGCCCTCAAAGCATGCCGTTCAATCTTTATGGTCCCGGCAATTATGTCGGTCCGGCGCGAAGTGCTCCCCTGCATGAATATCGATTGCGAGCAGGTGATCAAGTCCAATTGACTTTCCTGATCAAGACCGTGCGCTCGGTGGGAGCCTATCGCCTGGTCGTCGGCGATGAACTGTTGATCGAATCCGAAGCCGATGAAAAGCTCACTCGCGGAACCCTCGAACGTGGCTTGGAGATCCAGCCCGACGGAACGCTGACGCTTCGTTTCATTGGCCAGATTCACGCCGCAGGACAAACCATCGATCAGTTGCGTGATCTGCTGAACGAGCGTTACGAAGAGTACTACCCCGATCCATCGATCGATGTCACTCCCGTGGCAACCGGAAACGTCGCCCGCCAGATTCGCGAAGCGATCAGTGGCTCGGAAGGCTTCAACCCGCAGCAAACCGTGCAAACCATCACGCCGGAAGGCACCATCCGCTTGCCACGATTGGGCGCCGTCCCGGCTCAGGGGCTGACGCTCAGCGAACTCAAACGAGAAATCATCCTCCGTTACGATTCGATGTCCGCCGGTTTGGACGTCGAGGTGGTGCTAGAGCAGCAGGCACCACACTATGTGTACGTGCTGGGCGAAGTCGCAGCTCCCGGACGATTCGAGATCGATGCCCCCACGACCGTTCTGGGCGGGATGGCGCTGGCCGGCAGCTACGTTCCCGGGGCCAACCTGCGACAAGTCGTGATTTTCCGTCGTGGGCCGAACTGGGAATTGCTCTCAACCATGCTGGATTTGCGAGGAGCTCTGCTGGCCAAACAATCGCATCCGGCGGACGAAATTTGGTTGCAGGATGGCGATGTGGTCATCGTTCCCCCCAGCCCCATTCGGTTGTTTGATCGCTTCGTCAGTCAGGTCTTTACCGAGGGAATTTACGGGATTGTGCCCTTCACCGGGTTCGGGTTCTCCTTCGATGAGGGCAACTGA
- a CDS encoding 2Fe-2S iron-sulfur cluster-binding protein, which yields MPKLTVENVGTFDVPAGKRLVKALVEEAGTDQLHACGGVSRCTTCRVEFVEGEPEQITAAEKETLRVREVTEPGVRLSCQINCDHDMTVRVISRLEGSGRKDQGGAVADEIQPAPEWTTK from the coding sequence ATGCCCAAACTCACCGTTGAAAACGTTGGTACCTTCGATGTCCCCGCCGGCAAACGGTTGGTCAAAGCCTTGGTGGAAGAAGCGGGAACGGATCAGTTGCACGCATGCGGCGGTGTTTCGCGATGCACCACTTGCCGCGTGGAATTCGTGGAAGGAGAACCCGAGCAGATCACCGCTGCCGAGAAAGAAACCCTTCGCGTGCGTGAAGTGACGGAGCCGGGCGTCCGGCTTAGCTGCCAAATCAATTGCGATCACGACATGACGGTTCGAGTCATCAGTCGTCTGGAAGGCAGCGGTCGCAAAGACCAAGGCGGCGCCGTGGCGGACGAGATCCAACCGGCTCCCGAGTGGACGACCAAGTAG
- a CDS encoding DUF1559 domain-containing protein, whose translation MTWHGGKSSVEHRGCTKRGFTLVELLVVIAIIGILIALLLPAVQSIREAARQTKCRNRIRQIALACQNYESMFRELPGYSGEVPPFLVAFPSGRQFDARFNGGNWMVQAMKQMEQANLAPPLAKIGAAPLVSPTDRVQMHVQAAVATFHCPTRRDADAYPLLEPYRSRYGESGGRTDYAMCGGSATISETDERVIHHEDEGVWRLGGRTPLARLLDGLSNTYLIGEKAMDSLRYTTGDCFGDRAPLAGYTGIGTTSHSYVRFAARQPSLDQPDNCLSCHDFGSAHPAGWNAAMADGSVKMLTYTQDIEIHRASASIDGREIPTYEH comes from the coding sequence ATGACGTGGCACGGGGGAAAAAGCAGCGTCGAGCATCGTGGATGTACAAAGCGTGGATTCACCCTGGTCGAGTTGTTGGTGGTGATCGCCATCATTGGGATCCTAATCGCGTTGCTCTTGCCCGCTGTGCAAAGCATCCGTGAGGCGGCCCGCCAGACCAAGTGTCGCAACCGCATCCGGCAAATTGCGTTGGCATGCCAGAATTACGAATCGATGTTTCGCGAATTGCCGGGATACTCCGGTGAAGTCCCGCCGTTCCTGGTGGCTTTTCCGAGCGGTCGCCAATTTGACGCCCGATTCAACGGTGGGAATTGGATGGTCCAAGCGATGAAGCAGATGGAGCAGGCCAATTTGGCACCTCCGCTGGCGAAAATCGGGGCCGCCCCGTTGGTTTCGCCCACTGACCGAGTCCAAATGCACGTGCAGGCGGCCGTCGCAACGTTCCATTGTCCGACTCGTCGTGATGCCGATGCCTATCCGTTGCTGGAACCGTACCGCAGTCGTTACGGCGAATCCGGCGGACGCACGGATTACGCGATGTGTGGAGGTTCGGCGACGATCAGCGAAACAGACGAACGAGTCATTCACCATGAGGACGAAGGTGTGTGGCGTCTGGGGGGCCGAACACCATTGGCTCGATTGCTGGATGGACTGAGCAACACGTATTTGATCGGTGAGAAGGCGATGGATTCGCTGAGGTACACGACCGGGGACTGTTTCGGCGACCGGGCGCCGCTGGCTGGATACACGGGGATTGGCACCACATCGCACTCGTATGTTCGCTTTGCCGCCCGGCAGCCTTCGTTGGATCAGCCCGACAATTGTCTGTCCTGTCATGACTTTGGCAGTGCCCATCCGGCCGGGTGGAATGCGGCGATGGCGGATGGATCGGTGAAAATGTTGACGTACACTCAAGACATTGAGATTCACCGTGCGTCCGCCTCCATCGACGGTCGCGAAATACCGACCTACGAGCACTGA
- a CDS encoding SDR family NAD(P)-dependent oxidoreductase → MTDSTSKTYLVTGCAGFIANEVAAQLLEAGHRVVGIDNVNDYYDVRLKQHRLEKLTQDAFTFVRGDIEDQATLQKIFDENSFDAVLNLAARAGVRYSMENPHVYMTTNAMGSLNLLDQMQRTGVKKYVLASTSSLYAGQPMPFVETLPVNTPISPYAASKKAAEAMAYSYHHLYDIDVSVCRYFTVYGPAGRPDMCIFRFIKWIDEGTPIELFGDGEQARDFTYVSDIAAGTIAALKPVGYEVINLGGGGTPVSLNDIIGRLENLLGKKAKVEHKTFHKADIKITSADIQKANELIGWTPKVELDEGLAASVDWYRQNQPWSSELTLP, encoded by the coding sequence ATGACGGATTCCACCAGCAAAACCTATCTTGTTACCGGATGTGCTGGCTTCATCGCGAATGAGGTCGCGGCTCAGTTGTTGGAGGCGGGGCATCGTGTTGTTGGCATCGACAATGTCAACGACTACTACGATGTGCGTCTGAAACAGCATCGGCTGGAGAAATTGACCCAGGACGCATTCACCTTCGTTCGAGGTGACATCGAAGATCAAGCCACGTTGCAGAAAATCTTCGACGAAAATTCATTCGATGCGGTGCTGAATTTGGCGGCTCGGGCGGGAGTGCGTTACAGCATGGAAAACCCGCACGTCTACATGACCACCAACGCGATGGGCAGTTTGAATCTGCTCGATCAAATGCAGCGGACCGGCGTGAAGAAGTACGTGCTTGCGTCAACGTCCTCATTGTATGCGGGCCAGCCCATGCCGTTCGTGGAGACGTTGCCGGTCAACACACCAATCTCGCCCTATGCCGCCAGCAAGAAAGCGGCGGAGGCGATGGCGTATTCGTATCATCACCTGTACGACATCGACGTTTCGGTTTGTCGTTACTTCACCGTGTATGGACCCGCCGGCCGACCCGATATGTGCATCTTCCGGTTCATCAAATGGATCGACGAAGGAACGCCAATCGAATTGTTTGGCGATGGTGAACAGGCTCGGGACTTCACCTATGTCTCGGACATCGCGGCGGGAACCATCGCGGCATTGAAACCAGTCGGCTATGAAGTCATCAACCTTGGTGGTGGTGGGACTCCGGTGTCGCTCAACGACATCATCGGGCGATTGGAAAACTTGCTCGGCAAGAAAGCGAAGGTCGAACACAAGACCTTCCACAAAGCGGATATCAAGATCACCTCCGCGGACATCCAAAAGGCGAATGAGCTGATCGGTTGGACACCCAAGGTCGAATTGGACGAAGGGTTGGCCGCTTCGGTCGATTGGTATCGTCAGAATCAACCTTGGTCCAGTGAGCTGACGTTGCCCTGA
- the wecB gene encoding non-hydrolyzing UDP-N-acetylglucosamine 2-epimerase gives MNRPKIAVFFGTRPEAIKVAPVIKKLAQDDRFELLSVSTGQHREMLDQVIDIFDLPVHHDLGVMTPGQTLAGLSSKLIASIDQILETEKPDFALVQGDTTTVLMASLACFYRRISTGHIEAGLRTGNLASPFPEEANRVLASPISTLHFAPTEVSQANLLREHIDASKIHVTGNTVIDALHLEVQQQTDPAVAAKIDEELSSVLPADWRERRFVLITGHRRENFGGGFEEICQAISELAERFPDVRFVYPVHLNPNVSGPVKAALGQFENVLLLPPQSYRPFVALMQACELVLTDSGGVQEEAPGLGKPVLVMRDTTERPEGVDAGTVRLVGPVRQNIVRGVSELLSDRAAYDRMARATNPYGDGTASEKILDAIADHYGCNTLANAAS, from the coding sequence ATGAATCGCCCGAAAATAGCCGTCTTCTTTGGGACACGTCCCGAAGCCATCAAAGTCGCACCGGTCATCAAAAAGCTCGCTCAGGACGACCGTTTTGAGCTGCTCTCCGTCTCGACGGGCCAGCACCGCGAAATGCTGGACCAAGTCATCGACATCTTCGATTTGCCGGTCCATCACGATTTGGGCGTGATGACCCCCGGACAAACCTTGGCGGGGCTGTCGTCCAAACTGATCGCGTCCATCGACCAAATTCTCGAAACTGAAAAACCCGATTTCGCACTCGTCCAAGGCGACACGACCACGGTGTTGATGGCATCCCTGGCTTGTTTCTACCGCCGCATTTCGACCGGCCACATCGAAGCCGGTTTGCGAACGGGCAACCTGGCCAGTCCCTTCCCCGAAGAAGCCAATCGAGTGTTGGCCAGTCCCATCAGCACATTGCATTTCGCCCCCACCGAAGTCAGCCAAGCCAACTTGCTTCGTGAGCACATCGACGCATCGAAAATTCACGTGACGGGCAACACGGTCATCGACGCTTTGCATCTGGAAGTCCAGCAGCAAACCGATCCCGCCGTTGCCGCGAAAATTGACGAGGAACTTTCGTCCGTGTTGCCGGCTGATTGGCGTGAGCGACGATTTGTGTTGATCACGGGGCACCGACGCGAAAACTTTGGCGGTGGATTTGAAGAGATCTGCCAAGCGATTTCAGAACTGGCCGAACGCTTCCCCGACGTTCGATTTGTCTATCCAGTTCACCTCAACCCCAATGTCTCCGGCCCCGTGAAAGCCGCCTTGGGTCAATTCGAAAATGTGCTGTTGCTGCCTCCGCAATCGTACCGACCATTCGTCGCGTTGATGCAAGCGTGCGAATTGGTGCTGACCGATTCAGGCGGGGTTCAGGAAGAGGCACCGGGTCTCGGAAAACCCGTGCTCGTCATGCGAGACACAACCGAACGCCCCGAAGGCGTGGATGCCGGAACGGTTCGGCTCGTCGGTCCTGTCCGACAAAACATCGTTCGCGGCGTCAGCGAATTGCTGAGTGACCGAGCGGCCTACGACCGGATGGCACGCGCGACCAATCCGTACGGTGACGGGACCGCATCGGAAAAGATCCTCGATGCGATCGCCGACCACTACGGCTGCAACACCTTGGCCAACGCGGCCTCGTAG
- a CDS encoding diaminopimelate decarboxylase: MHYQPLPFDRELIDRIIEDHPTPFVLYHEDGIRQRARDLNEAFAWNDGFQQYFAVKATPNPHIVAMMAEEGSGADCSSVAELITCERLGITGQDVMFTSNNTTMEEFEIANKLGAIINLDTPHHIDQISQLSPLPEMVSFRFNPGPERQGNVIIGDPKEAKFGSTRQQLIDGYRRCAELGITRFGLHAMVVSNELNIEALLQTAEMLFELAVEIHRETGISVECINLGGGIGVPYKPGQDPVDLTAFGAGVKDRYDSILVPAGLAPVRILMENGRAMTGPFGYLVTKVINQKSSYKDYVGVDACMSNLMRPGMYGAYHHITVMGKEDQPADRTVDVVGSLCENNDKFAIDRPMPATEVGDIAIIHDAGAHGHSMGFQYNGRLRSAEIVFNDSGDFRQIRRAETFDDYFCTVDFDSVQVERKQSAAVS; encoded by the coding sequence ATGCACTATCAACCACTGCCATTCGATCGCGAATTGATCGATCGAATCATCGAAGACCATCCCACGCCGTTCGTCCTGTACCACGAAGACGGCATCCGCCAGCGCGCCCGCGACCTGAACGAAGCGTTCGCGTGGAACGATGGCTTCCAGCAATACTTTGCCGTCAAAGCCACCCCGAACCCTCACATCGTGGCGATGATGGCTGAGGAGGGCAGCGGAGCGGATTGCAGCAGCGTCGCCGAACTGATCACGTGCGAGCGTTTGGGCATTACCGGTCAGGACGTCATGTTCACGTCCAACAACACGACAATGGAAGAGTTCGAGATCGCCAACAAGCTCGGCGCGATCATCAATCTGGACACGCCTCATCACATTGATCAAATCTCACAACTCAGCCCATTGCCAGAAATGGTTTCGTTCCGCTTCAACCCCGGTCCGGAACGTCAAGGCAATGTGATCATTGGAGATCCCAAAGAAGCCAAGTTCGGCAGCACCCGTCAGCAACTGATCGATGGCTACCGTCGTTGTGCAGAACTCGGCATCACCCGTTTCGGTTTGCACGCGATGGTGGTCAGCAACGAACTGAACATCGAAGCCTTGCTGCAAACGGCTGAGATGCTGTTCGAACTCGCGGTTGAAATTCATCGCGAAACGGGCATCTCGGTCGAGTGCATCAACTTGGGCGGCGGCATTGGTGTGCCTTACAAACCTGGACAAGATCCCGTTGACTTGACCGCGTTCGGTGCGGGTGTCAAAGACCGCTACGATTCGATCTTGGTTCCCGCGGGACTGGCTCCCGTGCGAATCTTGATGGAAAACGGTCGCGCAATGACCGGCCCATTTGGCTATTTGGTCACCAAAGTCATCAACCAAAAATCATCGTACAAGGACTACGTGGGCGTCGACGCTTGCATGAGCAACCTGATGCGTCCCGGAATGTACGGTGCCTACCACCACATCACGGTGATGGGCAAAGAAGACCAACCCGCGGATCGCACGGTCGATGTGGTTGGGTCCCTTTGCGAAAACAACGACAAGTTCGCGATCGACCGACCAATGCCCGCGACGGAAGTTGGGGACATTGCGATCATTCATGATGCGGGTGCTCACGGCCACAGCATGGGCTTCCAGTACAACGGTCGCTTGCGTTCGGCAGAGATCGTCTTCAATGACTCGGGTGACTTCCGCCAAATTCGACGTGCGGAAACCTTCGATGACTACTTCTGCACCGTGGATTTCGATTCCGTTCAAGTCGAACGCAAACAATCCGCCGCGGTCAGCTGA
- a CDS encoding class I SAM-dependent methyltransferase, whose protein sequence is MSDLPPLPSEKLLLDQLDELVRTSPTAALVMSPGRGQIANALADRIADGNVVSWFVDSHRAELANEIADDAVQVVCQPDLPDEVIDLAVLPVLKNGEAEMNRDLIHQAWKRLKVGGELWAAVNAAQDAWLLSQLQVLGSKVRCHDQPGGRVYGVRKTSDRFKQKTFDAEFTHRVDERVISVHSRPSVFSHRSVDRAAAVMIRNVAVPKGSVVLELGCGNGAVAMAAALRSETGHAYAVDCNTRAVQCVQRATEQNGINNLTAIVNHDGRLPDLPPCDLVLLNPPYYGDFQIAEHFLVAAGIYLRPGGEAYVVTKQTQRYLEYDWSPLNLIDRTSAQSYDLLKFKKD, encoded by the coding sequence ATGAGTGATCTGCCGCCGCTTCCTTCGGAAAAATTGTTGCTGGACCAACTGGACGAGTTGGTTCGCACCTCGCCGACCGCCGCATTGGTTATGTCACCCGGTCGCGGTCAAATCGCCAACGCCTTGGCGGACCGGATCGCGGATGGCAACGTTGTCAGTTGGTTCGTGGATTCTCATCGGGCTGAATTGGCAAACGAAATTGCCGACGACGCCGTCCAGGTGGTCTGCCAGCCTGACTTGCCTGACGAGGTCATTGACCTGGCCGTGTTGCCGGTATTGAAAAACGGCGAAGCAGAAATGAATCGAGATCTGATTCATCAAGCTTGGAAACGACTGAAGGTCGGCGGCGAGTTGTGGGCCGCAGTGAACGCCGCACAAGACGCTTGGTTGCTATCGCAGTTGCAAGTGTTGGGTTCCAAGGTTCGTTGTCACGATCAACCGGGCGGCCGCGTGTATGGCGTTCGAAAAACGTCCGACCGATTCAAACAAAAGACCTTCGATGCCGAGTTCACTCATCGAGTGGACGAACGCGTTATCTCCGTTCATTCGCGACCGTCGGTCTTTTCACATCGTTCCGTCGACCGCGCCGCGGCGGTGATGATACGCAACGTTGCCGTTCCGAAGGGCTCCGTCGTGCTGGAACTTGGTTGCGGAAATGGCGCCGTCGCGATGGCGGCGGCTTTGCGATCGGAAACCGGGCATGCATACGCGGTCGACTGCAACACTCGCGCGGTGCAGTGCGTTCAGCGTGCGACGGAGCAGAATGGAATCAACAACCTGACAGCCATCGTGAACCATGACGGTCGACTGCCTGACCTGCCACCGTGCGATCTCGTTCTGCTCAATCCGCCCTATTACGGTGACTTTCAAATCGCCGAACACTTCCTCGTTGCAGCCGGAATCTATCTGCGTCCCGGCGGCGAAGCTTATGTCGTGACCAAGCAAACGCAGCGTTACCTCGAATACGACTGGTCACCATTGAACCTCATCGATCGCACTTCCGCTCAGTCGTACGATCTCTTGAAATTCAAAAAGGACTGA
- a CDS encoding metallopeptidase, translating into MTLCSSVLGDEPKSQPEPRFDPVVRRIEGWTVHVDPVLLAGEGRDEDHRSLTMLANHLQRIEILVPPKTLQKLRQVEIWIEKEHPSLAAMQYHPGRGWLIANGHDERLTKKVHVPHADQLLSKEQMLKHPAVILHELAHAYHDQFLGFNHPEVIAAFEAAESAKNYEQVLSHTGRTVRHYGLNNPREYFAEGTEAYFYRNDFFPFVRAELKTHDPELHELLGRLWGEKPTR; encoded by the coding sequence TTGACGCTTTGTTCAAGCGTCCTGGGGGACGAGCCGAAATCACAACCGGAACCACGGTTTGATCCTGTGGTCCGTCGCATCGAAGGTTGGACGGTTCACGTGGACCCAGTGCTGCTAGCAGGCGAGGGCAGAGACGAAGATCACCGGTCGTTGACCATGTTGGCGAACCATCTGCAGCGCATTGAAATTCTGGTGCCGCCGAAGACGCTGCAGAAGCTTCGGCAAGTTGAAATTTGGATCGAGAAAGAGCATCCATCTTTGGCTGCGATGCAGTATCACCCCGGCCGTGGGTGGTTGATTGCCAACGGGCACGATGAGCGATTGACCAAGAAGGTGCATGTGCCTCACGCGGATCAGTTGCTTTCCAAGGAACAAATGTTGAAACATCCAGCGGTGATTTTGCATGAGCTTGCCCACGCCTATCACGATCAGTTCCTCGGGTTCAATCACCCGGAAGTCATTGCGGCGTTCGAGGCGGCTGAGTCGGCCAAAAACTATGAACAGGTTCTCTCGCACACCGGTCGAACCGTTCGCCACTACGGGCTGAACAATCCACGCGAGTATTTTGCCGAGGGGACGGAAGCCTACTTCTATCGCAACGACTTCTTTCCGTTTGTGCGAGCCGAGCTCAAGACACATGATCCTGAACTTCATGAGTTGCTCGGCCGTTTGTGGGGTGAAAAACCTACGAGATGA
- a CDS encoding redoxin domain-containing protein produces the protein MRLRLICVLLACLSFGCLSCNASNAAESVIGQKVQSFALPNAYGKEVSLDDFTDRKCVAIVFLGTECPLAKLYGPRLNDLQAKFGEGGLQVIGVNSNKQDSLTEVAAYVHRHEITFPMLKDKGNVVADAMGAQRTPEVFLVDADRVVRYHGRIDDQYGVGYSRDKKTHSDLAIAVEALLSGDQIAQPQTEAVGCHIGRVKKIAETGEVTFSKHIAPIFHARCVSCHREGEIAPFTLTSYEDVLGWEDTILEVIDDNRMPPWSANPDHGEFANDARLSAEERSLIEQWVDGGMPEGDPNDLPELPKFTAGWQIGEPDQVIQMRDKPFTVPAEGVLDYQRFVVDPGWTEDKFVVACEARPQNRSVVHHILVFVIPPNGKRVDLQKVLVGYAPGSTPLELNDGIAIHVQAGSKLLFEMHYTPNGTVQDDLSYIGVKFTQRENVAKELKGAVAINTRFRIPPGEANHVVTASKGVNSDKKLLSMTPHMHLRGKAFRYVARFPDGTEEILLDVPRYDFNWQIKYILKEPRLIPKGTSIHCRAVFDNSEYNLSNPDPSKTVGWGEQSWDEMMIGFMDYVDAD, from the coding sequence ATGCGTCTTCGGTTGATCTGTGTTTTGCTGGCGTGCCTGTCATTTGGCTGTCTTTCGTGTAATGCCAGCAACGCGGCGGAGTCTGTCATTGGCCAGAAGGTCCAATCATTCGCTTTGCCCAACGCTTACGGCAAAGAGGTTTCGCTGGACGATTTCACTGATCGCAAGTGCGTGGCCATCGTGTTCCTGGGGACGGAATGCCCGCTGGCCAAACTCTACGGTCCGCGACTGAACGACTTGCAGGCTAAATTCGGCGAGGGTGGTTTGCAGGTCATCGGCGTCAATTCGAATAAGCAAGATAGCCTGACCGAAGTGGCCGCCTATGTGCATCGTCACGAAATCACGTTTCCGATGCTGAAAGACAAAGGCAATGTCGTTGCCGATGCGATGGGAGCCCAACGAACACCCGAGGTGTTTTTGGTCGATGCGGACCGTGTGGTTCGCTATCATGGACGGATCGATGATCAATATGGAGTCGGCTACTCACGCGACAAGAAAACGCACTCGGATTTGGCGATTGCCGTGGAGGCGTTGTTATCAGGAGATCAAATCGCCCAACCACAAACCGAAGCCGTTGGGTGCCACATCGGCCGGGTGAAAAAGATCGCCGAGACAGGCGAGGTGACTTTCTCAAAACACATTGCGCCGATCTTCCATGCACGTTGTGTCAGTTGCCATCGCGAAGGTGAGATTGCTCCGTTCACTCTGACAAGCTACGAGGATGTCCTTGGTTGGGAAGACACGATCTTGGAGGTCATCGATGACAACCGTATGCCGCCTTGGTCAGCCAACCCGGATCACGGAGAGTTTGCCAACGACGCCAGATTGTCCGCTGAAGAACGATCGTTGATCGAGCAATGGGTGGACGGCGGTATGCCAGAAGGCGATCCGAATGACCTGCCAGAGCTACCGAAGTTCACCGCCGGTTGGCAAATCGGTGAACCCGACCAAGTCATTCAAATGCGAGACAAACCTTTCACGGTTCCAGCGGAAGGGGTTCTGGATTACCAGCGATTTGTGGTGGACCCGGGGTGGACGGAAGACAAATTTGTAGTGGCCTGCGAAGCTCGGCCTCAGAACCGATCGGTGGTGCACCACATTTTGGTGTTTGTGATTCCGCCCAACGGCAAGCGAGTCGATCTGCAAAAAGTGTTGGTGGGGTACGCACCCGGAAGCACTCCGTTGGAGCTGAACGATGGGATCGCGATTCATGTTCAAGCTGGCAGCAAGCTGTTGTTTGAGATGCACTACACACCCAACGGGACGGTCCAGGATGACTTGTCCTACATCGGTGTGAAGTTCACTCAACGTGAAAACGTCGCGAAGGAGCTGAAAGGTGCGGTCGCGATCAACACGAGATTTAGAATTCCGCCCGGCGAGGCCAACCACGTGGTGACGGCCTCGAAAGGTGTCAACTCGGACAAGAAACTGTTGAGCATGACGCCCCACATGCATTTGCGTGGCAAAGCATTTCGCTATGTCGCGAGATTTCCCGATGGAACAGAGGAAATCTTGTTGGATGTCCCTCGGTACGATTTCAATTGGCAGATCAAGTACATCTTGAAAGAGCCACGATTGATTCCCAAAGGCACCTCGATTCATTGCCGCGCCGTTTTCGACAATTCTGAATACAATCTCAGTAATCCTGACCCGTCCAAAACCGTCGGATGGGGAGAGCAAAGCTGGGACGAGATGATGATTGGATTCATGGATTATGTGGATGCGGATTGA